The Pricia mediterranea genome includes a window with the following:
- the hutH gene encoding histidine ammonia-lyase, with product MSTKPKTFLYGEDRMTAGTALAIARGKTAGLISDESRKKINASSKIVADIVAEGHPVYGINTGFGPLCTTSISKEETKILQKNILQSHSVGVGKSIPQEIAKLMLVLKVHALAQGYSGIAETTLDRILWHIENDATPVVPSQGSVGASGDLAPLSHLFLPLIGLGKVEYENKTIDAHTLLENKGFEPLELGPKEGLALINGTQFIAAHAVKAVERLHACLSQADVIGAMMIEGLQGSIKPFHNELHALRPFKGNLHVAQRIQRLLKGSEILEDHIDCERVQDPYSLRCIPQVHGASRNAWLHLKELLEIELNSVTDNPVIIDRNLTISGGNFHGQPLAMALDYTCLASAEIGNISDRRIYLALEGNSLGLPKLLMEDTGINSGYMILQYTSAALASENKGLCFPASADSIPTSLGQEDHVSMGSISGRKALQVIENVEKILAIELLTAAQAFEFRKPLKSGVFLDEIHKEIRKQVTFADKDRVFSEDIEKGIAMIRDKTLIKVIERVQKRENVAFQVAFSDDFEQY from the coding sequence ATGAGCACCAAGCCTAAGACCTTCTTATACGGGGAAGATCGGATGACGGCGGGGACCGCCTTAGCGATAGCCCGCGGAAAAACAGCGGGTCTGATCTCTGACGAATCCCGAAAAAAAATAAATGCCAGTAGTAAGATAGTCGCCGATATTGTGGCGGAGGGGCATCCCGTGTACGGCATCAATACGGGATTCGGGCCCTTGTGTACGACCAGTATTTCCAAGGAAGAGACAAAAATCCTGCAAAAAAATATCCTCCAAAGCCATAGCGTCGGCGTAGGAAAATCCATCCCCCAAGAAATCGCCAAATTGATGCTGGTCTTAAAAGTTCACGCCCTGGCCCAAGGCTATTCGGGAATCGCCGAAACCACGCTAGACCGTATTTTATGGCATATCGAAAATGATGCCACCCCCGTTGTGCCCTCACAAGGCTCGGTCGGGGCCTCAGGAGATCTTGCGCCATTATCCCATTTGTTCCTGCCTCTAATCGGACTGGGGAAAGTGGAATACGAAAATAAAACTATTGATGCCCATACACTTTTGGAAAATAAGGGATTCGAACCTTTGGAATTGGGCCCCAAGGAAGGTCTCGCCCTGATCAACGGCACCCAATTTATAGCGGCCCACGCGGTAAAAGCCGTCGAGCGATTACACGCATGCCTTTCTCAGGCCGATGTCATCGGAGCCATGATGATCGAGGGCCTTCAAGGCTCGATCAAACCTTTTCACAACGAATTGCACGCTCTGCGCCCTTTCAAGGGCAATCTTCATGTCGCGCAACGGATCCAACGCCTCCTTAAAGGTTCCGAAATCCTCGAGGACCATATCGATTGCGAACGGGTACAGGATCCCTATTCCCTTCGCTGTATTCCACAGGTGCACGGGGCTTCGCGAAATGCTTGGCTCCACCTGAAGGAGCTGCTCGAAATAGAATTGAACTCGGTGACCGATAATCCGGTGATCATCGATCGGAACCTGACCATCAGCGGGGGAAATTTTCACGGGCAGCCCTTGGCCATGGCCTTGGACTACACTTGTTTGGCCTCCGCGGAAATCGGAAATATTTCCGATCGCAGAATTTATCTGGCCCTGGAAGGCAATAGCCTCGGACTTCCCAAACTCTTGATGGAAGATACCGGCATCAACTCCGGCTATATGATTCTGCAATACACCTCCGCGGCTCTGGCGAGCGAGAACAAGGGGCTCTGTTTTCCGGCGAGCGCGGACAGTATTCCCACCTCATTGGGACAGGAAGACCACGTGAGCATGGGCTCCATCTCCGGCCGAAAGGCCCTGCAGGTTATCGAAAACGTAGAGAAGATTCTGGCCATTGAGCTATTAACGGCAGCGCAGGCATTCGAGTTCCGGAAACCCTTAAAATCAGGAGTGTTTTTGGATGAAATACACAAGGAAATACGAAAGCAGGTGACCTTTGCGGATAAGGATCGGGTATTCTCCGAGGATATTGAAAAAGGAATTGCCATGATCCGCGACAAAACCTTGATCAAGGTCATCGAAAGGGTGCAAAAACGAGAGAATGTTGCGTTTCAGGTCGCCTTTTCGGATGACTTTGAACAGTATTAA
- a CDS encoding nitroreductase family protein has protein sequence MIFDLIRKRRAIFPAQYNDEPISKAEIEKILEAANWAPTHKKTEPWRFRVMTGEAKEKLGLFLSYKYMETEARPKKIKARKLIEKPKMSGAVIAICMQRDPQERIPDWEEVAATAMAVQNMWLCCTEMGIGCYWSSPGLIKYMDEFFELNEGEICLGFFYMGRYDGEVEGQTRTPIGEKVVWME, from the coding sequence ATGATTTTTGATTTGATTAGAAAAAGACGGGCCATCTTTCCCGCACAATATAACGACGAACCCATATCCAAGGCCGAAATCGAAAAGATTCTCGAAGCCGCCAATTGGGCCCCTACCCATAAAAAGACCGAACCCTGGCGCTTTAGGGTGATGACCGGGGAGGCGAAGGAGAAATTGGGACTTTTTCTATCCTATAAATATATGGAAACCGAGGCGCGGCCCAAAAAGATAAAGGCCAGAAAGCTCATTGAAAAGCCCAAAATGTCAGGGGCGGTCATCGCCATCTGCATGCAGCGCGACCCGCAGGAACGCATTCCCGATTGGGAAGAGGTCGCCGCTACTGCCATGGCCGTACAGAACATGTGGCTCTGCTGTACCGAAATGGGCATCGGATGTTACTGGAGCTCCCCCGGACTCATAAAATATATGGACGAATTTTTCGAATTAAACGAAGGAGAGATTTGCTTGGGGTTCTTTTATATGGGCCGTTACGATGGGGAAGTCGAAGGGCAGACCCGGACGCCGATAGGGGAGAAGGTGGTTTGGATGGAGTAG
- a CDS encoding DUF456 domain-containing protein, translating to MDIALLIIGFILMLVGILGSFLPVLPGPPISWVGLLLLHLTAGVPQNWTFLGITAAVAVIVLALDYIIPAMGTKKYGGSRAGMIGTTIGLVVSLLFPVLGIFGIIIWPFLGALVGELINKADQKTALKAAFGSFMGFLAGTFLKFVVSVVFLGLFIAKAWDYRKALFPILD from the coding sequence ATGGATATTGCCTTACTTATAATTGGTTTCATCCTCATGCTGGTCGGCATCCTCGGAAGCTTTCTGCCCGTATTGCCGGGGCCGCCCATAAGTTGGGTCGGGCTGTTGCTCTTGCACCTGACCGCGGGCGTACCCCAAAACTGGACGTTCTTGGGCATAACAGCGGCAGTTGCCGTTATCGTTCTTGCGCTCGATTATATCATCCCCGCTATGGGAACAAAAAAATATGGCGGCAGCAGGGCGGGCATGATCGGTACGACCATCGGACTCGTAGTGTCTTTGTTATTTCCGGTGCTGGGAATTTTTGGGATAATAATCTGGCCCTTCTTGGGAGCCCTCGTCGGGGAACTTATCAACAAGGCTGACCAAAAAACGGCATTGAAGGCCGCTTTTGGTTCCTTTATGGGGTTTTTGGCCGGTACCTTTTTAAAGTTCGTAGTCTCGGTTGTCTTTTTAGGACTTTTTATCGCAAAGGCTTGGGACTATCGGAAGGCCTTGTTCCCGATTTTGGATTAG
- a CDS encoding BlaI/MecI/CopY family transcriptional regulator, which yields MKQLTKAEEEVMQILWQLEKANVAAIIEVLPEPKPAYNTVSTIVRILESKGFVDHEQEGRGHLYFPLVKKSDYSNQSINKLVDGYFQGSFKSMVSFFMKKNDMSLSELESVLKEIKKDKEK from the coding sequence ATGAAACAGTTAACAAAAGCAGAAGAAGAGGTGATGCAGATCCTCTGGCAGTTGGAAAAGGCCAATGTTGCCGCTATTATCGAAGTATTGCCAGAACCGAAACCTGCCTACAACACGGTCTCGACCATTGTACGGATATTGGAGAGCAAGGGTTTCGTCGATCACGAGCAAGAGGGCAGGGGGCATCTGTATTTTCCGCTGGTCAAAAAATCAGACTACAGTAACCAGAGCATCAATAAATTGGTGGACGGCTATTTTCAAGGCTCGTTCAAGAGTATGGTTTCCTTTTTTATGAAGAAGAACGATATGAGCCTGTCGGAATTGGAGTCCGTTTTAAAGGAAATTAAAAAGGATAAGGAGAAATAA
- a CDS encoding M56 family metallopeptidase, producing the protein MLQYILECIAFQLVFLAIYDFFLKRETFFQWNRAYLIGTYILSLLLPWIKIEAFKSAVPDGFYAYPEYLWGANDAATATVTEASGLSISWEQGLLYGGMLMAALLFGFKMLQLYRLRQKGKIHYFEDFTRIVLADSNVAFSFFKSIFLGDRIVQKEHGNIIEHELVHIRQRHTYDLLFFEGMRILGWFNPLVYVYQNRISELHEFIADAHVAKTDREEHYELLLSQVFQTQSISFINQFFKSSLIKKRIVMLTKEKSRRIWKVKYLALVPLLIGMLFYTSCDRDAFGEEHTHETITVGDIENLNLQEEKKVFTRLIDLSEQPQDWELLLKDTNTEIIFSKPLKQGSVISGPNGFPIKARMTVKSDILDEDFNLMGTKLKGISISGNGGSVPFGVVEEVPVFPGCENAADPRACFQEKMQKHISKYFRYPDDAQKQGIQGRVSVMFTIDEQGAITDIRKRGPHPLLEDETVRIIEKLPQMQPGKSKEKPVRVPFSIPITFKLQQAGFNPHSQDANYVTLQEEQISEMPGDMQRKYRNGIPFAQVENVPVFPGCEDASDPSACFQEKIQKHIADNFRYPQVAQKKNIQGRVSILFLIDAVGNITNIATRGPDASLEDEAARIISQLPKMKPGSEDGKNVNVPFAIPINFKLR; encoded by the coding sequence ATGTTACAGTATATTTTGGAATGTATCGCTTTTCAGTTGGTGTTTCTGGCCATCTACGATTTTTTCCTAAAAAGGGAGACCTTTTTCCAGTGGAACCGGGCGTATTTGATCGGTACCTACATCCTGTCCCTGCTCTTGCCATGGATAAAAATCGAGGCGTTCAAGTCGGCCGTGCCGGATGGCTTCTATGCTTATCCGGAATACCTTTGGGGCGCGAACGATGCCGCAACGGCCACCGTAACGGAGGCATCGGGACTTTCGATTTCCTGGGAACAAGGCCTTCTTTATGGGGGAATGTTGATGGCCGCCCTCCTGTTCGGATTTAAAATGCTTCAGCTGTACCGATTGCGCCAAAAAGGGAAAATCCATTATTTTGAGGACTTTACCCGTATCGTGCTCGCCGACAGCAATGTCGCCTTTTCTTTTTTCAAGTCCATCTTCCTGGGTGATCGGATAGTACAAAAGGAGCACGGCAATATCATCGAACACGAGCTGGTGCATATTCGACAGCGGCACACTTATGATCTTCTGTTTTTTGAAGGGATGCGGATCCTGGGATGGTTCAATCCCCTAGTGTACGTCTATCAGAACCGCATATCGGAACTGCACGAGTTCATAGCCGATGCCCATGTGGCCAAAACGGACAGGGAGGAGCACTACGAGCTGCTGCTTTCCCAGGTCTTTCAAACGCAAAGTATATCGTTCATCAATCAATTTTTTAAATCATCATTAATCAAAAAACGAATCGTCATGTTAACAAAAGAAAAGTCACGTAGAATCTGGAAAGTAAAGTATTTGGCCTTGGTGCCGTTATTAATCGGGATGTTGTTCTATACCTCTTGCGACCGGGATGCTTTCGGTGAGGAACACACTCATGAAACAATAACCGTGGGAGATATCGAAAACCTTAACCTACAAGAAGAGAAGAAGGTTTTTACACGATTGATCGACCTATCCGAACAACCGCAGGATTGGGAATTACTCCTCAAGGATACCAATACAGAAATTATATTTTCAAAACCTTTAAAGCAGGGCTCGGTGATTTCAGGGCCCAACGGATTTCCTATAAAGGCGAGAATGACTGTCAAATCAGATATCCTTGATGAAGATTTCAACCTTATGGGCACGAAATTAAAGGGAATATCAATATCGGGTAACGGAGGTAGTGTTCCCTTTGGTGTGGTCGAAGAAGTCCCGGTATTTCCTGGATGCGAAAATGCGGCCGATCCGCGCGCCTGTTTTCAGGAAAAAATGCAAAAGCACATCAGCAAGTATTTCAGATATCCCGATGATGCCCAGAAACAAGGTATTCAGGGTAGGGTATCGGTCATGTTCACCATTGACGAACAAGGAGCAATCACCGATATCCGAAAAAGGGGTCCCCATCCTCTTTTGGAGGACGAGACCGTCCGGATAATCGAGAAATTGCCGCAAATGCAACCGGGAAAATCCAAGGAAAAGCCCGTTCGCGTCCCCTTTTCTATTCCCATTACCTTTAAATTACAACAAGCCGGTTTTAATCCACATTCCCAAGATGCCAATTACGTGACGTTACAAGAAGAGCAGATTAGCGAAATGCCGGGTGATATGCAAAGGAAGTATCGAAACGGCATCCCGTTTGCCCAAGTGGAGAACGTTCCAGTATTCCCTGGCTGCGAGGATGCTTCCGACCCGAGTGCCTGTTTTCAGGAAAAGATCCAAAAACACATCGCAGACAATTTCAGGTATCCCCAAGTGGCGCAGAAGAAGAACATTCAAGGCCGGGTCAGCATCCTCTTCTTGATCGATGCCGTAGGCAACATCACCAACATAGCGACAAGGGGCCCCGATGCTTCCTTGGAGGATGAGGCCGCACGGATTATATCACAATTGCCAAAAATGAAGCCGGGAAGCGAAGACGGGAAGAACGTTAATGTTCCCTTTGCGATTCCCATTAACTTTAAATTAAGGTAG
- a CDS encoding energy transducer TonB yields MKNILFIIALIFYTNAGAQTQQLDGQGPALADGETVPFAVVHHVPIFPGCEEAGNKRDCFRNSLQLHISKNFRYPKEAERKEIEGMISVLFTISKTGAIENIMTKGSHQLLEDEVRRIITLLPTMKPGNHKGELVNVPFALPIRFDLCKAS; encoded by the coding sequence TTGAAAAATATACTATTCATTATAGCGCTCATTTTTTACACTAATGCCGGGGCGCAAACGCAGCAACTCGACGGTCAAGGACCGGCCTTGGCCGATGGCGAAACCGTTCCTTTCGCGGTAGTGCATCACGTCCCTATTTTTCCGGGATGTGAAGAAGCAGGGAACAAAAGGGACTGCTTTAGGAATAGCCTGCAACTGCACATCAGCAAGAATTTTAGATATCCAAAAGAGGCAGAGCGAAAAGAGATTGAAGGCATGATCTCCGTTTTGTTTACGATTAGTAAGACGGGTGCCATAGAAAATATAATGACAAAGGGCTCCCATCAATTGCTTGAAGACGAAGTGAGGCGTATCATAACGCTGTTGCCCACGATGAAACCTGGAAATCATAAGGGTGAATTGGTCAATGTGCCATTTGCGCTACCCATTAGATTTGACCTGTGCAAAGCAAGTTAA
- a CDS encoding S41 family peptidase yields MKKIFVVFPAYLGDKQIIFIIDGKAISYAESFMGYIEGYELATIVGQPTAGTNGNVNSFNLPGGYGITWTGMKVVKHDGSQHHGIGIQPDVYVNKTVDGIGLGKDGFLEKAIELTKSKQPE; encoded by the coding sequence ATGAAAAAAATATTCGTTGTTTTCCCCGCCTATTTGGGCGATAAGCAGATTATCTTCATCATTGACGGTAAGGCCATCAGTTATGCCGAAAGCTTTATGGGATATATCGAAGGCTATGAGCTGGCCACGATCGTGGGCCAACCTACCGCCGGTACCAATGGCAATGTGAACTCCTTCAATCTTCCCGGGGGCTATGGAATCACATGGACGGGAATGAAAGTGGTCAAACACGATGGCTCACAACATCACGGTATCGGCATACAACCCGACGTGTATGTTAACAAAACGGTGGACGGAATCGGTTTGGGTAAGGACGGGTTTCTGGAAAAGGCCATCGAGCTAACCAAAAGCAAACAACCTGAATAG
- a CDS encoding tetratricopeptide repeat protein, which yields MKQMVFACLMSTDIANRYLDLQKLVFLFLCTLLSGHEVSAQPDNGVMADSLYATGNYTKAINVYAEEGSVAAALQIARAYSAIGHYEKAIVQYRSVVDREPDAQVAAFELGKLLLRTNKYEEARKRFAHLVESDRDNPEYHYYLGEAFRELDQPASSLVSFKEAIEIDSTHLRSLFRLGKYFTIQQERDQALQYVDAGLWFYEQDVSFINLKALILFNDNQYEKAIPWFEQVLELGETQPYVYEKLAFCYYKSWEFERAKETYRTLIALDDSNSDAYFGLGETYRRNKQPDSAEIYIKKAMDVQRPVFAEGYSALAGLARDRNDLKSALEYYKMAHKETPSDQMIYFNICTLADQLYKDPKTKLKYYESFIMQFGKTSPYTSKIATRRIEELREAIHFRDN from the coding sequence ATGAAGCAGATGGTTTTTGCTTGCTTGATGAGCACCGATATTGCAAACCGCTATTTGGACTTACAAAAATTGGTTTTTTTATTTCTATGTACACTGCTGTCAGGGCACGAGGTATCGGCCCAGCCCGATAATGGTGTGATGGCCGACAGCCTCTACGCCACCGGAAACTATACCAAGGCCATCAATGTTTATGCGGAAGAGGGTTCCGTGGCCGCGGCTTTACAGATTGCAAGGGCGTACAGTGCCATTGGCCACTACGAAAAAGCGATCGTACAATACCGCAGTGTGGTCGATCGGGAACCCGATGCCCAGGTGGCGGCGTTCGAGCTCGGCAAGCTGCTCTTACGAACAAATAAGTACGAAGAGGCCCGAAAACGCTTTGCGCATTTGGTCGAAAGCGACCGTGATAATCCCGAATACCACTACTATTTGGGGGAGGCGTTTCGGGAATTGGATCAACCTGCCAGCAGTCTGGTGTCCTTTAAAGAGGCAATCGAAATAGACAGTACCCACTTGCGCAGCCTCTTTCGATTGGGCAAATACTTTACGATACAACAGGAAAGGGATCAAGCTCTGCAATATGTGGATGCCGGACTCTGGTTCTACGAACAAGATGTGTCCTTCATCAACCTTAAGGCCCTGATTCTCTTCAACGATAACCAATACGAAAAAGCCATTCCCTGGTTCGAGCAGGTGCTGGAACTTGGGGAAACCCAGCCCTATGTCTATGAAAAATTGGCATTTTGCTACTACAAAAGTTGGGAATTCGAAAGGGCCAAGGAAACCTATCGCACCCTAATTGCCCTCGACGATTCGAACTCCGACGCCTATTTCGGCCTGGGCGAAACCTACCGAAGGAACAAACAGCCCGACAGCGCCGAAATCTACATCAAAAAGGCGATGGACGTGCAGCGGCCGGTCTTTGCGGAGGGTTATAGCGCACTGGCAGGTTTGGCGCGGGATCGAAACGATTTGAAGTCCGCCTTGGAATATTACAAAATGGCACATAAAGAAACCCCATCCGACCAAATGATATACTTCAACATCTGCACCTTGGCCGATCAGCTGTACAAAGACCCGAAAACCAAATTAAAGTACTACGAAAGCTTTATCATGCAGTTCGGAAAAACAAGTCCCTATACCTCAAAAATAGCCACCCGACGAATTGAGGAACTTAGGGAGGCGATTCATTTTAGGGATAACTAG
- the ruvC gene encoding crossover junction endodeoxyribonuclease RuvC — MSNEKIILGIDPGTTIMGFGLIKVVDKKMVFLQMNELLLSKYKDPYTKLKLIFERTVDLIDKYHPDEIAIEATFYGKNVQSMLKLGRAQGVAMAAGLSRQVPITEYLPKKIKMAITGNGNASKEQVAKMLQSTLGLKSLPKNLDSTDGLAAAVCHFYNQGRISTGKSYSGWEAFVKQNDSRIKK; from the coding sequence TTGAGCAACGAAAAAATCATACTCGGCATCGATCCCGGCACCACCATCATGGGCTTCGGCTTGATCAAGGTGGTCGATAAAAAAATGGTGTTCCTTCAAATGAACGAACTCCTTCTGAGCAAGTACAAAGACCCCTACACAAAACTGAAGCTCATTTTCGAGCGTACGGTCGATTTGATCGATAAATACCATCCCGATGAAATCGCCATAGAGGCCACATTTTACGGGAAGAACGTACAGTCCATGCTCAAATTGGGCCGCGCTCAAGGCGTCGCCATGGCAGCGGGACTATCAAGACAGGTTCCCATTACCGAGTATCTACCAAAAAAAATCAAGATGGCCATCACGGGCAACGGCAACGCCAGCAAGGAACAGGTCGCCAAGATGCTACAAAGCACCTTGGGACTAAAATCCCTTCCCAAAAACTTGGACAGTACGGACGGACTCGCCGCGGCGGTCTGCCACTTTTACAACCAGGGCCGTATCTCGACGGGAAAGAGCTACTCCGGCTGGGAGGCGTTCGTGAAGCAGAACGATTCCAGAATCAAAAAGTGA
- the hemW gene encoding radical SAM family heme chaperone HemW has translation MSGIYIHIPFCKQACHYCDFHFSTSMGKKEEMVSALKNELRLRKDEFANELVETIYFGGGTPSVLTLDELQAIIGAVFAHYDVSDTPEITLEANPDDLSPEKVAALGESLVNRLSIGVQSFFETDLKLMNRAHNAQEAEACIRAAKKHFDNISIDLIYGIPDMSNARWKQNIEKALSLQVPHISSYALTVEPNTALAHFIKKGVVKNVDDAVAEEHFHILSETLEAAGYESYEISNFGMPGYFSRNNTAYWQQKKYIGIGPSAHSYDGQRRGWNINNNPKYLKAIAEGVLPMETEVLSTTDRYNEYVMTGLRTMWGVSMDKITSDHGEIYREYLLRQAEKHLQEQLLFLDGDLLLTTKKGRFLADGIASNLFMLNLGQ, from the coding sequence ATGTCCGGCATCTACATCCATATCCCCTTCTGCAAGCAGGCCTGTCACTACTGCGACTTCCATTTTTCCACTTCCATGGGAAAAAAGGAGGAGATGGTTTCCGCGTTGAAGAATGAGTTGAGGTTGCGGAAGGATGAGTTCGCCAACGAGCTTGTCGAAACCATCTATTTCGGGGGAGGAACGCCAAGTGTGCTTACTTTGGATGAATTACAGGCCATCATCGGCGCGGTTTTCGCCCATTACGACGTATCGGATACCCCCGAGATTACCTTGGAGGCCAATCCCGATGACCTGTCCCCCGAAAAAGTCGCTGCCTTGGGCGAATCTCTGGTCAACCGCCTTAGTATCGGGGTCCAATCCTTTTTTGAGACGGACCTAAAACTGATGAACCGCGCCCATAATGCCCAAGAGGCCGAAGCCTGCATCCGAGCCGCCAAAAAACACTTCGACAACATATCCATCGACCTTATTTATGGTATTCCCGATATGTCGAACGCACGTTGGAAGCAAAATATCGAGAAGGCATTGTCCCTACAGGTACCCCATATTTCGAGCTATGCGCTGACCGTGGAGCCCAACACCGCCTTGGCCCATTTTATCAAAAAGGGGGTCGTAAAGAACGTGGACGATGCCGTGGCGGAAGAACATTTTCACATCCTTTCGGAAACCTTGGAAGCGGCGGGATACGAGAGCTATGAGATATCCAATTTCGGCATGCCGGGCTATTTTTCCCGAAACAATACGGCCTATTGGCAGCAGAAGAAGTACATTGGTATCGGGCCCTCGGCGCACTCCTATGACGGGCAGCGCAGGGGCTGGAACATCAACAACAATCCCAAATATTTGAAAGCGATAGCGGAAGGCGTACTCCCCATGGAAACGGAAGTGCTATCGACCACCGACCGATACAACGAGTACGTCATGACCGGACTGCGGACCATGTGGGGCGTTTCTATGGATAAAATTACATCGGATCATGGGGAAATATATCGCGAGTATCTCCTGCGACAGGCCGAAAAACATCTGCAGGAACAACTTTTGTTTTTGGATGGCGACCTCTTGCTGACCACCAAAAAAGGACGCTTTTTAGCTGATGGGATCGCAAGTAATCTGTTTATGCTAAATTTGGGTCAGTAA
- a CDS encoding cyclase family protein — protein sequence MKTSIQYDGESFQIDLSLPLDISIPLRGEEQNVAAWGLPHPKITPHRDGDFIGKVSEGASVNFNDIAFNPHAHGTHTECVGHITEEFHSVNQNLDRFFFLAELISVAPELQNDEWVLSKHILEVALKKARSTEISALVIRTLPNDRSKLTRQYSGTNPPYLLEEAAAYLLEIGVEHLLIDLPSIDRENDNGALRAHKAFWNFDGTLRKQATITELIYVPDGITDGPYLLNLQVAAFENDASPSRPVLYQISEE from the coding sequence ATGAAAACTTCCATACAATATGATGGTGAAAGTTTCCAAATCGATCTCTCACTTCCTCTCGACATCTCCATCCCCCTCCGCGGCGAAGAACAGAACGTAGCTGCCTGGGGACTGCCGCATCCAAAAATAACACCCCATCGTGATGGGGACTTCATTGGGAAGGTATCCGAAGGGGCATCCGTCAATTTCAACGATATTGCCTTCAATCCCCATGCGCACGGCACCCATACCGAATGTGTGGGGCATATCACGGAGGAATTCCATTCCGTCAACCAAAACCTGGACCGATTTTTCTTTTTGGCGGAACTGATATCCGTGGCGCCCGAACTGCAAAACGACGAATGGGTACTATCGAAACATATTTTGGAGGTGGCCCTGAAGAAGGCGCGATCGACCGAGATTTCTGCGTTAGTGATCAGGACCCTGCCGAACGACCGCAGTAAGTTGACTCGGCAGTATTCCGGTACCAATCCCCCCTATTTGTTGGAAGAGGCCGCCGCCTATCTTTTGGAAATTGGGGTCGAACACCTCTTGATCGACCTGCCCTCCATAGACCGTGAAAACGATAACGGGGCCCTTAGGGCCCATAAAGCATTTTGGAATTTCGACGGTACCTTGCGCAAACAGGCCACGATCACCGAACTGATTTACGTTCCTGACGGTATTACGGACGGACCCTACCTCTTAAACCTACAGGTCGCAGCCTTCGAGAACGATGCCAGCCCCAGCCGACCGGTTCTATATCAAATTTCGGAGGAATGA
- a CDS encoding DUF4260 domain-containing protein, which yields MKALLKLEEILMFVLGIYLFGMLDYAWWWFLVLILAPDIGMIGYLFGNKIGAVGYNLFHHKGVAIAVYLLGNYLSLPLWQLTGIILFSHSAMDRVFGYGLKYDKGFAFTHLGKIRTKDG from the coding sequence ATGAAAGCCCTATTAAAGCTTGAAGAGATATTAATGTTCGTCTTAGGGATATACCTATTTGGGATGTTAGATTATGCATGGTGGTGGTTTTTGGTTTTGATCCTGGCACCCGATATCGGGATGATCGGCTATCTGTTCGGAAATAAAATCGGAGCGGTCGGTTATAACCTTTTTCATCATAAAGGGGTGGCCATCGCCGTGTACCTTTTAGGAAATTATCTTTCGTTACCTTTATGGCAATTGACAGGAATCATCTTATTTTCGCATTCCGCAATGGACCGGGTTTTTGGTTATGGCCTTAAATACGACAAAGGATTTGCCTTTACACACTTGGGCAAAATAAGAACGAAAGATGGATAG
- a CDS encoding DUF4230 domain-containing protein: MDSVFDIFLGLALGAIVTYWVYTLLRKKKSKEITEHQSTVLLDKIRSVCKLVTVEGDFAEIYRYENIKEYFMSLVGSKKKALLIINAKVQIGYDLKKVKLTADTESKKIIMRKFPRPEILSIEPEIQFYDIRSGMFNFFSSDDLTLLNKEAKQHIREKVPESDLMETAGKEVLQAVLLIENIVETIGWKLDYSALEITEEQKQLIEK, translated from the coding sequence ATGGATAGTGTTTTCGACATATTTCTTGGCTTGGCACTCGGTGCGATTGTTACGTATTGGGTCTATACCTTGCTCCGAAAGAAAAAAAGCAAGGAGATCACCGAACACCAGTCCACCGTACTGTTGGACAAAATTCGTAGCGTCTGCAAGCTGGTGACCGTAGAGGGCGATTTTGCCGAGATCTACAGGTACGAGAATATCAAGGAATATTTTATGAGCTTGGTGGGCAGTAAAAAAAAGGCGTTGCTGATTATCAATGCCAAGGTACAGATTGGCTATGACTTGAAGAAAGTGAAGCTGACGGCCGATACCGAAAGTAAGAAGATCATAATGCGGAAGTTTCCCCGACCCGAGATATTGTCCATTGAACCCGAAATCCAGTTTTATGATATCCGAAGCGGGATGTTCAATTTTTTTTCCTCGGATGATCTGACCCTGCTGAACAAGGAGGCCAAGCAGCACATCCGAGAAAAAGTGCCCGAAAGCGATTTGATGGAAACCGCTGGCAAGGAAGTCCTACAGGCTGTCTTACTTATCGAAAATATTGTGGAGACCATTGGTTGGAAGTTGGACTATTCGGCGCTGGAGATTACGGAGGAACAAAAGCAGCTAATAGAAAAGTAA